The Acanthopagrus latus isolate v.2019 chromosome 20, fAcaLat1.1, whole genome shotgun sequence genomic sequence ATTTTTTTGTCCACCAGTAGATAAAACTAACAGATTTTTGTAATCCCCTGATCATTCCTCTAGCGTGACCACGAGATTGATTGTTTGGTGGAGTCACCAGATCGCTGGTGTTAAACCAAACAGCCTCTTATATTTCTCAtaattttgtgctttttttccctttatatTTAACCAGTTAGTTACTGGTCGGGCTATCGAAAACAAAATCAACCAacggacagaaaaaaaaacatttcaaggaAATTTCAAGAAATTACGAGCCACAAACAACGTCAGCCACTTGGATCATACCtgtagagcaaaaaaaaaaaaaaaaaaaaaaaaagtcattcataatctgctgctgctcaggatTCTTACTTGCACACTGGAAGCTTTTGACAAGGCTAAGCCAGCAATAGCTTTGCCAGTGGGGAATTCAAGGATCTATGAATATCTATAACACTTTCATATTGCCAGTCCTTTGTTTCCTCAATGTCAATAGTATCGGACTTCAAAGACGAGGCTTTTCACAGGAAAGATGAGGTGAGGCGACCCCCCCTGTTACTGGCGGTAGATGGGAAGTGCTTTTAATACACCTTTCTCACCATTTTTGATTAAAAGCTTCAAGACTGGcgaaggaaataaataaataaagcggGGTAATGTTGTATTCACAAAGACAAGGCAGGACTTTGATCTTGCACAGGGACGAGGAGTAAGcttggagggagagagagagagagagagagagagagagagagagcgcattTAAATATATACGCGTGTATGTATGCTTGCGTGAACCGGCGAGACAAAGGATAAGAAAATGAGATTGAACACGAGAGAGCTCATTAATATGAGTCCTTTTGTACCGCTGCATCCCAGAGAACCCTAATGGCATCACATTCCCATCCTCTGTTGAAGCTACACCGTAGAAAAACCCTGGTACTCTCACAAGCAAACTCCCGCTCAGCTCTTTAGCGTCATGGGTTAATGTTAGCGCACAGGTGTGCCACCTGCCCATGTATCAGGGTAACGGGGAGGAGGCTCTAGCCCGGCTTTGCCATACAtgacaggctgaggaggagagcgtGAGGggtaaagaagaaaaacagaagacacTTTGAACCACTTGAAAGTGTAGTCTATCAGGACTAATGCTCGGTTGATAATGCACACAGCGCCCGTCGAGCTTACAACCTCAGCGGAGCATTTGAAGTAATCTGATAAGGCTGGGGAAGACTCTCGGTgcactctcctctccctgcacGAGGACACTAATcctattttctgctgtttcgCTGTCATACGCTCTCCCACTTATCTCGTCGTCTTCTAATTGACAAGAGCAGCTCCGTAACCTCGGGGCTGTCAAAGGAGTTAATAGCGAGCATGGCAACGATGGGCGCCACGTCGCATGGGCTTCTCGCGGGGACTGGGACACACGCGGAGGTGTCACGGCGCTCAGTCGGTCAGACCTACCGTGTCACACAGGCAAACGAAACTTGCATTAGCACAGCCAGAGACACTGCTGACATGGCCGACACGGATTCTCTGCTGGAAACACAAACCTGAACTTAATGAGCAAAGCCTTTATTCGGAGGGCTAAACAGCAAACGGTGTGGCCCAGTAACACAGTGCGACCGCCCATTGCATTGTGGagctctgtatttattttggaGCCGATTTTCTGCAGGGTCAGCACACTGTTAAAAGTAAGTGCACTCAGGTTAGCCTGTAGTTGGTTTGCATCTGTTTGCAGGGATGAAAAACCACAGAATAGAAAATCTGTGTGGGATAGTAAATACAATCTTTATGAGAAATACAGTACATAGAGGGCAATTATTGAGACGGAACTGTTGTGCCAAAGCGCGAAGATGGTTTTAGAAACAACAAAGCTTCCTGAGCCCTACATGTTTGTTGCCAAGGAAATCCACTCCCCCACTACATTACAGAAAGCAGACTGACCAAAAGATGTCTCACTGAACCCAGTCATGCCTATTAGTCCTGCCGccacaggggaggagagggtgagggacTGTGAATCATTTGATGCATCAAGTACGCATCAAAGCAGAATATTAGTCAGCACATTTtagtaaaatatataatttattagGATATTACAGCAACAAAAGATGTGGCCTTGGTGGCACAACCAGGTCCAAAGGAATTTCAAACTGGATGACGAACAAGCTagacaaaaagtaaaaaaacctccacaaatgaATAAAGTTAGATGCAACAGAAGTGCCCTCTTCAATGCCCTCTTCGTTGCCCCCATGTTAGATCagacatgataaagtgccctctaaGGTGGAGAAGTGCCGTCTCTCTACTATGAGTATATGACTTTCTGTGCACCCCCCCACTCCCCTTCTTATTTTTTCCCATCCCTGCCCCTTAAACATCGTGAGTCCGTTACTGGAAGAAATGATTGCAAGTACTGTACAATCACTGACCAAAATAAAGACAGTTTCTAAAACTAGAATTTATACCTATGTGGCCGTGCCTCAagattggtaaaaaaaaaaaaaaaaatacaagaagaaCCTATACCAACCTTTACCATtttagtttcatgttttattgaaataacagaaaatgcaaGTAATCAAATCACCACAAAGCAATGGCCACACCAGCAAACTGGAGTCTGTGGGCCCTTGTTGGTCTGGGGCCCGGGCCAGTAGTTACAAGCTCTACCCAGCTGGTCAGTCCAAGGAAAGAAAGCAGGAAAAGACATGAAGACCATATAGCTGCAGTCAATCATTCGCTGTCTGTGGTTCCAGAGAACCGTGGAGGGAATTTGGGTGGAGTGTCCcactttattgattttaattCCATTAATACCTTATGACTTGCTGCTTGGCAGACTCTCCCATACCAGTGCCCATGCACGTCTGTTTTCATAGTGGATTTGATTGGGCTCCCCTTATCGGCTGGCAGCAGGCAGGAAAAAGGCCTGGAGACGGCCAGAGATCCACCGCCCTGGCAGCCGGGCTGCATGTTTGAAACAACAAGCTTCAGATCAAAAACGATTAGAACAGTGTGCCAACCCAACCGCTCCATGCATGAGCCCTGCGTGAGATcacttctctttgtgtgtgagaaagagagagagagagtgtgtgtgtgtgtgtgtgtgtgtgtgtgtgtgtgtgtgtgtgtgtgtgtgtgtgtgtgtgtgtgtgtgtgtgtgtgtgtgtgagggaggggtgCTGCTTACTTTACTGGCACCTGATGCATGCACATCAACTCCACTGCACCCGCAGCAATCAACAGCTGCATATGAATGAGTGTAATCAGTCACGCCATGACATATTTGCACGAATGCTCTCAGCATGGGAGCCAGTGTTTCCAGCCATTAGGGGCTTTCCGTCTGTGCGTAAATGCACTGCGCGCCATGTGCCTGCCTTTTTAAACtttccattatttatttatttttgtcattatttttgtgtgtgtcacatccAGGATCAGGGTCGGCGAGACACCGCCTTCAGTGACAGCCTTGCCCTCGCCCCGCGTCCTTGTCATTTCTCGCTGGCTCCGGCGATGTTGCCCGGTTCTCTGGTTGCGTGGAAACTAAAAGGCTGCGCCGAGCGAAGCCTGGGCTGCAGGAGCCTTTCCAGTGGCGCTCCGCGGCTGCCAGAGCGGCTCTCAGCACAAGTTTAACGAGCtgcgagagaggagagagaggagagagagagagagagagagagagagtaccTGATGGAAGCGAACCAAAACACCGACAGAGACGCTCGCTTTGTGTGCGCCTCTGCTCAGCCGGAAGAGCTTGCTGCCGGGCACTTGCCGAGAAACGCATCatgaaaaggagaggaaaagcgGCAAAGACGTGAGTGTGTTTGGTGTCTGATCGTGTGTGTTCTTTGGGATTTAATCCATAAAAGGgcaactgttttgttttgtttgtttttaatgcgGGTTTCTACGTGTGATccctgctggagaaaaaaacaaaacaagcagcgGATGGTGTTGACTAAAACAGGATGAAAGACAAACTTAACAAGGGTATCAGTTCCCGCGAGGCATCGCCTTTTATCTCCTGTCCTTTTGAGTTAATTTTCCACCAGATGCTTGTTGCAATATGAGCGGGATTTAAATTTTGAGCAGGAACTGATACTTAACCCACTGCTAGGCTTTAattctgcattttaaatgtgctcAGCTCGTGTGGTGATTAACGGAGATGAGGGTGATCAGATGAGATGGTGTTGCTTTAGTTTGGAAGTTTGCACTGAAGATGTGAATATTTAAGTTAAACTGACTGAGAGAGGTACTGAGATCTCTGGCACACTGTACATTTAAAGACATGACGCCCCTCAAATGAGCTGACTGGCTTCCTCTAACAGTGTGCTGTTAACTCAACCAGATGATTCTatctgagagggaaaaaaaaaaaaaaaaaaagaaaatggggtCTTCAGGAAAAGTGGGAAATCTGCCAAGCGCAGTGTTGTGCTATAATGAACGGACAGAGCCTCTGTAGTAATCGAGATGGGCATTGAGTAAGGCACTGGGTGTGGACGGAGCTAAAAGCACTGGAATATGATTACAGTTGCATTAAAAGCTCTCAAGGCAAAAGATGTCCAGGAtgctttattttcctgtttcctttttccaccCTGCGAACGCTCCACCTCCCCCCCGCCCTCCCTCCTCATTGATAACTAGAAACCAGGAGCTTATTTGCCATTCATGCAATGCTTACAGCTGTGATGCGATGCCACGAAGAGGTCAGATTCATGCATGAGAGGCGCCACGTCACGAGGTCTATTAACATAGTACATTTGGGCTGCATTTTGATGCCCCCTCGAGTCCAAATTGCGGCCCCCCTGAATCATCCGTGGCAGGGCCCTCCTGGCTCAGCGCTGACAGCGGTGAATTTGTGAAGCAGGAGACTGACCTTTGGCTCCCAGGGCGACACATTTACTGTGTAAATGAAAAGCGGGAGAGTTATTTATCGCGCTGGCAAAGACCGCATATGATTTAGAGGCCGACTGCTTTACAGCATTTACAGTGTATGGTTTTGAGATGGGTTCCATTTGTTACAAGGGTGTGGACCATCAGTAGATTGTCTTTGAGGAGTATTTTTCCGTCTGAAACCTGCAACTCACCCACTCTTGTTTATCTCATCCGCAGGCGACAccttcctcccttcctgtcGCCTTTATTCCTCAGCTGCCAGCTGTCTTCATCAGCTGTCCCTTTGACTCGCTCACATTTgccccttccctccttcctcgATATCTCATTAGTGTCACGCACTGCTCCCCACGTTGTTGCCGTAATGTTACCCCTCTCCTTAAATCCTCTTGATACCAGTCTTTCCCTCGCCACGCCGTGCCAGTGTGTCCAATTTCCTCCCTTGCCCACAagctttctcttcctctgtcaccAGCCCTCGACTTCTGCTCCCCCATTATCTCTCATGGAAATACCAGGCTGGCATGCTGTGTGACGGGAAAAGTATAGCCTTTACGGGAGCTTAATGCTTCCCATTTAGTTCAGgcaagacagttttttttctttttatttatatatatatatatatttccttGGGTGTTCAGCTGCGTCTGTCATgctattttactttttcatgcACCGACACAGAGGGAAATCCTTTCTGAGTTGCTCTGCCTCAATGAAGATGTCTGGATAAACACCTCCTTAATCGCAGAGGCTTCAACTGTGTTTTGCTCCGGTGCATCAGCCTCCATCTCCCCCAATGGCTCATTATTGGGGTTGTCTGGCAGGCATCTTGTAAACCGGCGTAACACAATGAGCGTTATTAGCTGTGTCTCGTGGACAAATCATCTGTccccctaacacacacatacacaccgccATCGCTACTACACTCTGTCCTCCACCCCCCCAACGTCATGTGATACTTAGAGGTACTTAGAGATcgatttcattttttaatcttGGTAAGTGGATCTTGCCCAGTCTGAAGCCATTTTGAAGAAATTAAGAAGTCGGGTTGAACTCCGTGGCTCCTTTTTGTCTCAAAGAAAACAGGCCGTCacattgtctgttttgttgGCCTCGGTGCTGTTTATAGCATTAGCATTTACCCCGACAAAAGGATTGGGTGGCCAACACTGATGCTACACTGACTTAAGGAGTTTTTCCCTAAGAGGATTAGTAACAGGATAGGAGGTAGCCCTGATCAGCTATTAATGAAGTGTGTTAGGGCGGGTAGAGCCGCTATTTTCAAAGGCTTGCatacaaaatataaagtgtaaTTTACAGGACATGCAGGGGAACTTTTACCTTTTTGTGTTACTTGCACTTCTGACTAAATTACCTTATGGACTACAGACTACATAGCTTGATGGACACAAAGTTTTAATGGTCACTTTTACTAAAACTGTTGCATCACAACGGCAGCTATAGTATTAAAAGAACTGGAAAGATGGTTTAATTACACTTTCATGAGAAATCAAGttggtttcatgttttgttgggAACATTTTGTTCCTCGTGGTGTCACATCACTATGTTAATGCCAGTCTCTGTGTACTGAAATAGCCCTGCATCGCAGGGATGTCAATTATAAAAGAGGCACAGTGACACCAAAGGATTTTCGGAGCTCGTTTATTGTGCTAGTATGAAGGGAATGTCTGATCCTCAGACTTTTTCTcggaaacacaacagaagcaCGATTGTTTCTGGTCAACAACATGCTGAAATGAGTGTGCAGCATTCCCGCTGCTTTTTCGCTGCAATTAGATGAGATACTGTACCCCCTATTTCTGCAGCAAATGGACTCTAAAGAACATCATTAATCACTAATGCTCTgcaaaggaaaaatgttttactgtacaATCtgcacttctctttttttcaaaggTAGTCTTCTCTTTCAGTCTTCTTATATCTAATTCTTGTTTacagtgtagtgtgtgtgtgtgtatgtgtgtgtgtatatatatatatatatatatatatacatatatatatatatatatatatatatatatatatatatatatatatatatatatatatatatatatatatatatatatatatatatatatatatatatatatatatatatatatatatatatatatatatatatatatatatataattagtTGTTGTTCCATTCAAAAGTctgttatttaattttatttttcagattattttcttattttttaattcattttctggTTGCACTATTTTGCACAGTCTACGGTGTAGTTGCAATTACATTTAACTGCTGCTGTACTAGAATCTTAAATCACCATTGCTAATAtgactttctgctgtttttatgtCACAGGTTCAACAGCTACTGGGGAGGTTGACGTGTATTCCCGTTCCTGCACCCAGGCAATCCTTCCTGGAGCATGCCCGTATTTCATGATGTCCCTACCTGCAGACTGGCTGCTGCGCCACTCAGTGGTcatgtgtttgctgctgcacaGCCTGGTGCTGATGACCTTCTGCTTCCACCATGCTGCCACCAGTTGCTCCAAGAGCTGCTACTGCTCCGAGAGCGACAGCGGCGGAAAGACGGTGCGCTGCAGCAATCTGCAGCTCACTGAGATCCCCCAGGATATCCCCAATGACACACGCCGCATTTACCTGGACTTCAACCTCTTCACAACAGTCCCAACGAATGCTTTTGCAGGTTTGCCCCACCTGGTTGAACTGGATCTATCACATAACGAATTAAGCCAGTTGGAGCCAGGGGCATTTAGAGGCTTGGGCTCGTCATTACAATTTCTAGACCTTTCCTCTAACAAGTTAGTAAACTTTAACTCCGAGGCCTTCGAAGGCCTGCAAGCTCGCGCCAACCTAACAAACAATCCATGGCATTGTGATTGCAACTTGCAGATGGCCTTGCCTCGCGTGGACCTGGAGCCTGCGTCGCTGAAAGGCATTGTGTGCCAGACTTCAGATCCTGAGGAAATAGGAGTTCAAGGACTTTCCTTCCTGTTGGCACCGGACATAGACCTATGTGTGGTAATGAAGAGGACTACAGATGTGGCCATGCTAGTCGTCATGTTCGGCTGGTTCACCATGGTCATCTCCTACCTGGTCTACTATGTCAGGGCTAATCAGGAGGATGCCCGCAGACACCTGGAGTATCTCAAGTCGTTGCCTAGCAGGCAGGGCAAGTCGGAGGAGTCTTCCACCATTAGCACTGTGGTATAGGGATGATGGGGTTACACATGGGACTTGAAGTGGTAACCAACACCAAACAGGATGGAGCTACAACCTACGACTACTGTCGTCAtcagtttcagctgtttttttttctcccagctgTTGTTACGGAGCCATGGTGGGCAACAAGACATGTGTCTGCGCAAGAAAACCAGGCCGATGCAACCTAGCCCTGATGAATAATTAATCTCTCAGCGACCCATTAGGACTTTTTTTGTGGCTGGGATGATGGCCTAGTCTGTGCGATAAGGTagaaaaaacaactgtattTGTTGGGGCGAACTCCGAAGGTGGGATACAAATGGGATTTATCCAGTGGTGCATGCACCTCGATTGATGCATTTTGCTTGCAGACAGACAATCCAGGATGCAACATCAGACAGTGATATGAACAGTGGGAAAGGCAGTAGTGCAAGTGCAGAACTCCATGTACAACCGTTTTCCATTAACACTCCGACGGTATTCACTGGTATATTCCAAGTAAAATGACGTTTtccatttaaattgttttcttggGGGTTTCTCTTACTCGACTCAGTCGTTTgtctcacaaaaaaatgaagaaatacgTACACTACTTAAGATATGAAACACTCCTTAGTAGGTGCATATTCACCTCACTATGCTGATGAATCAGATTGCAGTGTGATGAAGGGGCTCATCAGTTATTCTGGGATGTTTTTTGATAGGCCCTACACTACCAGAGCTCCATACTGATGAGAACCGCAAAGCTCCAAGCTGCCTCTGTATGTTAAGAGTATTTGACAGGAAACCTCTGCTAGATCACCCTCATAACCAGTGGGATCCCTAAATTATCCACAGACCACAAGAAGTACTCCCCTTGAAAGTTACTGTCTATCAAATGCAGGGATGTAGGATATTGTAGGACAAGGAAGAACTTGTCACCCAGAGATGATAGAGGGTAAATAGATACATACCTGATTGTAGAAAACTTTACAAAGATATGGCCTTTAATCTTTTTCTGGCATCAGAGACACACTGCGGCTGTGGAATTACCCATCAGCATAATACGCTAACATACAAGTCTTAAGTCACAAGCCAATAACTCGCGCAATATCTTCTAATTGTCAGAGAGGTTGATTCGAGAAGCAGGAAATTGGAGGTTACTGCCGTTCGGCTGCTATGAAATCAAAGGAGAGAATTGGAGTGAGACTTACAATCAGAACGGGTACGAgtttttcatattctgtttgGATAAGCCCTTCAGCAATCACTTATTACGCTCATATTTTTACCCAGAGTAATTCAGGGAACACAGAGGAGTCCTTCATGATCGTCATCAAGTTGGAGCCTTTacctctgtgctgtttttttagTCTTTGTCATGCCTTTTAATAAGCAACCAGGGGGCCTCTGGGAGCCATGTTGTGGGATGAGGGCACACTCATGGGTTTTCCAAATAACATTTATGGGGCCATGACCTGCTCATCCATTTGAAAGAGCTGCTGGGGTTGTGAATCTCCAATTTCACCAGATTGTGGCAAAGAGGGGACTCGTTTGTGCCTCTTCTAATCAGATTGTCAATACAAATTGAGACCACGCAAAGGTAAATGTATTTCGAGCGGAGGCATAATTTAATCCTCAATCAGACTGCGCTCTAAAATATGCTTGCGTCTTTTCCACAGAGCAAGGTAAGGAAGACCCTGTGCTGTCTTGAATAATCGAATTTGATGCTGAAGATGTGGGTAGTGGTTTGTCAACAAGGATTTCCCTgtgtcagacacacaaatgcCTCTAGAGCAGAGCAAGACCAATCAATGATTTATGGTGACCATAAAAACACTTGGGAATGTACCCATCGTCTTGTGTGACCCAGTTCTTGAGGAAAAATTTAGGGAGAATGCCACAGGGGTTCAGCTGCCCCCTCTGCTGCCTGGTTCACCCTGGCTTGGGTAAAGCACTTTCCAAATGCCCTTGGGTGGCTCGCTGAGGGTTCAGAGCGCTCACAGTAGCAGCCAAAGTCAGCTCCACCTTGTCCTTAGACTGCCTCTTTCCCAAATGCAGCACTCAGTCTTTAAAGGAATGGTCTGACATCTTGGGTAATGcacttattcactttcttgtaCATTTGTACAAGATGATCGATGCCACCCTCAACGTTCAATAAATATGTAGCTGTAGCCAGCAGAAGGgtagcttagcatagcatatAAGACTGGAAACAAGCTTGGCTGGATATGTCCATGGGTAACAAACCCTGTCTACTAGCTCCTCTAAAGCtcaataattaaaatgtcatgttgcttcatgtttgtttaatttgtctaaGAAATTATAATTTAATGTGTCATGGGGGCTATGTGCAGGATGATCTAGCTACGACTCCAGAAAGTTATTGGTCCCAAGAAATGACCTGCTAAGTCAAGATTCAAACCTTTTGGAGACATCCCGGGTCTTTTATTAACCAATATGAGAGCATGGCTGTTCAAAACAGCAGAGTTGTcagaaaatgtatgaaagaaaAGCTTTCCCTATCGATTATGTActattaaacaacattttttaactcTTATGGAGAGGCTGTCAGCAGAATGACAGTGTAGGAGATGGTGAGACATACTACCATAACAATAGGCCTAGGAAAACACGTGCAGAAATGCATGCATGCAGTAACAGCTTACAGTTTGCtgcttacagtatgtgtgttgaATCACTTGGGTTAAATCACTTTCTAGTCGACTTCTAGTAGGCTGCTCTGAAGATCAGAAAATGATGTTCATACAGTGCTCTAAATTTATGAATCATCCATTTTGGTGCTTGGAGTGActtgtgagatttttttttactttggggCTAAGTAATTAAGCTTAGCCTTAGATGTGCTGGTTGGTGTATTTTGCCACCATTCACTGAGGGTGTACTAGCTATTCCAGTCTTTAAGCTTCTGCAAAGCTAAATGGCCaattttaatttgatataagaagacaaataaaatcGTTTTTTTGGCATGAAATGGCAGTTCCTCGCTAGACGTagcaacacacaacataatTCCAACACGTAAGGACAGAGAAGGATGAGCTGTATGTTGtaagctaacagctagctaatAATAGCTGTAGCTTCTTCTTTAGCGAGAGTGGCATCGATCTTCCccaaatttcccaaaatgttgaataatttctttaaagaaaatgaggaaaagtGTAAGGAAAATATGGCTTTCACTAAACCATGTATTGATTTATTGCCCTTCTTATCCTCCAAGAACAAATTTAGAGGTGGTTGTCTGTGACAGACGTTTTCTCTGCGTGTTTTTTTGGTCACGCTCTACAGTTTCAATGAATAGGCTGAGTctgttttacagaaaacaatgaTACTGATCTTGACAGAGTTAATCTTAAGGAAGCCCAGGTACAGCCTCCCATGACGAGCAGGAGGTTCAACAGTACTGAAAAATAGATGGtaagcctctctctctgacatttcctgacacacacacacacacacacacacacacacacacacacacacacacacacacacacacagctccctcctttcctctgtcCTTTGATAACAGACTCTCACGGTGGCTTTGAAACCAGCCACTGTTAAGAAAGGCTCACCACCAGAGGAGATAAACACAGAACTAGTAACAGACATGAGTTGCTCTGTATTTCTTACAGCTTATGTATCTGAGTGTGCGCATTCCTTTGTTCACCTGTATGTAcgacaagtgtgtgtgcatggcgGGAGTGAGGGTACTGGTAATGTAACACCTCTGTTCCCCGGCACACATAAATGTCGCTGAGGTTAATTTAAATTTCAGGCCAGCTCAGTTTGCCCCGCCTGCTACCTTAGACACGTTACACTGGTGTGAGCATTACAACTGCTGGGTAATGGGACACAAAGTGGGGGATAAGGTGACTCATCCAATCCCACAGAGCGCGGCCCGCTTTGGGGTTGGGTTGCAGGTGAAATTGTTTCCAGGCCCTGAGATCACATGGGGTCTCCCAGCGAGAGTCCATCCAGGCACCTGATTTCCCCTTTTAGCCCAAAAATGGGTATGCTACATCCAAGATGCTGCTTCTGAGAGGAGTGACTTGGTTGACCTTTGGGTGGATGTCAACCTTCTGTGACGGTTTGCCTCAGGAGAACACACTGTCTTCAAGTCCTGCCCTCATTTTGTGTGACACAGCACCCTCTGTTGtggagagtgtgtatgtgttgggAGAATACCTTTCTTTATCTTAATGAAAATTTGATTAAActcaaactttaaaactgtcACGTCATTTAACCATGTTAATAACTAAAGTATTAAAGGTGATAAACTAGAATTGACACCAAGCTCATCTATAAAATATGGCCTCAAGATGAGGTAACTGCAGCATAAGCATATATGGGTAACCAACAGGGTAAATTACAATCTTGCGTATTTTGACCGACCAGCAACCTGGGACCTTCACTGAGGGAAGTTACCTGCTTTGCCAGGTTGGTAATCCATCCTTATTTGAGCGTACCGATCCACGTACCAGCATTTTCAGTGTGCATAAAGGATGAATCTCCATATTAAGGTATTACTACACGTAAGTCGATGTATCGTACTATAATATCaaagttaaagttttaaagtttaatgttaaaCGTGTGTCGGTTCAAAAGGCATCTTCAAAGCCAGTGTgtggtttgtctttttctgctctcctgcagaaatgtggaaaagtcTATGGAAGAATTTCTCTGTAGATTTAAAGGCTAACTCTAagataacaaaaacataacagtTCTTATTTTTAGGTGATTATACACAAACCAGAACATTATTATGAATATAATTTTCAATCCCTGCTAATAGACACCACCTAAAATCTCAAACTCCAACACACtatatctttaaatgtcatACACCAACATACAAGAGGTGTAGGCGACTGCTACTACACATTAATGgatatttcagttttactttagACACATAATGACTGTTGGATGGATTTACTACTTAAAGCACAGGGGATGAAATATGCTTATTGACAGCTGCAATGAATATTTTAtacaatgttttattgtgatatAACAACTGGACTGCACATAGATATGTATCTTCATAATTACCCTGTAGACAATCGATCTAAATCTAGATTCAGAGCTGTTATCTATTATCTATAGTGACATAACCATGATGTAGGTCAAGGTTCTCAGTCTGATCATGTACCGCCT encodes the following:
- the lrrc3ca gene encoding leucine-rich repeat-containing protein 3B, giving the protein MMSLPADWLLRHSVVMCLLLHSLVLMTFCFHHAATSCSKSCYCSESDSGGKTVRCSNLQLTEIPQDIPNDTRRIYLDFNLFTTVPTNAFAGLPHLVELDLSHNELSQLEPGAFRGLGSSLQFLDLSSNKLVNFNSEAFEGLQARANLTNNPWHCDCNLQMALPRVDLEPASLKGIVCQTSDPEEIGVQGLSFLLAPDIDLCVVMKRTTDVAMLVVMFGWFTMVISYLVYYVRANQEDARRHLEYLKSLPSRQGKSEESSTISTVV